The following nucleotide sequence is from Pseudoalteromonas xiamenensis.
GCAGATACGTTGCTAAATCGTCGCGGTCGAATGGCGCTAAACTTAACTTGAACTCCGCGGCGGATTGTTTGAACTGGGTGTTGTCCGTGAGCATCGCTCGATTGCTTGCGCTTTTTTGTGCTTGTCCTTTGAAGAAGCTCGCAATGGTAAGATCGTTTTCATCACTTGATTGCTCAGCTTCACGCACCCAATCCGCTATCAACAACGAGTCAAACTCAAACCCAAACTCACGTAACCACTGATAGAGATCCACTAAATGCAGCGACGTCTCAGGTGTCACGTTAAATACTTGCGAGGCGCGTCCAGCAAACGTTTGCGCCACAATAAAGCGTGCGACCACATCGACTGGCGTCCATGGCTCGGCGACCGACAAGTCAGGTAATCGCTTTAATCTCAATCCCGTACGTAAAATTCGCCACACCAAATCATTGCCATTAATGAACCCAGTCTGTTTTGCGCCGATGACCCGAGCAAGACGATACACTTGTGCGTTCACCCCCGCCTCGATGGCAGACTCAACAAGACGTTCTGCGGCCCATTTGGATTGTTGGTAACCATCATGTAAGTCGTCATGAAGGGCGACAAAGTTCTCCGCCAAAGGCTCAGGCGACAGCGGTGCAACGGCGATGGTTGAAACATGATTAAATGGCACAGAAAAACGTTTCGCGAACAGCAAAAGCTCTGCTGTCGACTCGGTGTTTGCGGCTTTTAAACTGGTGTAATCACGAAGCACTGACGTGTGCGCGGCATTATGGATCACATGCGTGACACCACTACCGAGCGCGTCATAGTCCTTTGCATTTAACCCCAAGTTTGGCGTACTTAGATCCGCTAATAAAATTTCTACTCGCGTAAAATCTGGTACGTCGAGATGTTGCTGTAGGCACGCCTTCGTTAGCCGTTCAAAAGCAGCTTCCGTTGTCGTGGCTCGGACATGACAAATAACGTTTACGTTTGGACTTGCGAGCAAAACACTCAACAACTGCGCCCCGACAAAGCCCGTTGCACCGGTGAGCAACACGGTTGGCTGAGCTAATTTCACCGTCTTTACTTCATCGATATGCGCCAGTCTTCGGTTAAAGGCGGCAACGTTCTCGAGGAGTGGTTCTTGCCATTGAGTGTGCAACGTTTGCGCTTGCTCGGTCTCATTATTGAGTGCATCACACAAATCGCTTAACTTCGGGTGGGCAAACAAAAAGGTGACATTGACCGGTTTTTCTAACAAATTGGATAAACGAGCAGCCACTTGAATACATTGCAACGACTGCCCACCGATGGAAAAGAAATTGTCGTCACGACAAATCGACGGCACACCCAGAATGTCACGCCATACGTCCGCGATTAACCCCTCAAAATCGCTGAGTCTCTGTTGGGGTATTGGTCATCTGTGACGTAGCCGCTAAACGTTTTCGGTCAATTTTATTAGCAGGTGTTTTTGGTAATGCCGCGTAATAGTTCACTTGCACAGGTAGCATGGGAGCAGGTAGCTGATCTGAGAACTGGGCACGGAATGCTTCCAATGACCACGGTGTCTCACAAACTAAATGTGCTGCAAGGGCTTTAGGATGACCTTCACTATCACGTAAAAGCGTGATTGCGGCATCCACTATCGCCGCGTTTTCTAACATGACGGCTTCGATTTCGCCCAGTTCAATGCGATAGCCACTGATTTTTAGCTGCGCATCTTCACGTCCTAAATAGTCTAATTGACCACGACCCAGCATGCGTACCATATCGCCCGTGCGATAAGCTCGCGTTCTTTGCCGCACAACAGGATCCCAAAACGACACAAACGCGGCCTCGGTCAGTTCTGTTTGACCTAAATAGCCTGTAGCCAGTCCAGCGCCCGTCAGATAAAGCTCGCCACGCTCACCCATTTTGGCGATGTGCTCCGCATCGCGCATAACCACAGCACCACGGCCTGGTAACGGCAAGCCTATCGAATTGGTCGAATTACTTTGGCTTAAATCGATACACGTGGCCACGACCGTCGTTTCTGTTGGGCCGTAGGTGTTCAACACTCGAATTGACGATCCCATCTGCCTACGCCACGCGTCGATACGATGGCGATTGATTGCTTCACCACCAATAATGATGGTGTGCACTTGACCTAATTGGGTGAGGTTTGATTCGCACACAAAACGACACAGTTCATGCCAGTACGCGGTCGGTAAATCCAACACGGTGATCTGCAAACGTGCTATTTCGGCAATAAACGCATCGAAGGAATCGAGCATCGCGTCATTGCGAAGCACCAATTTAGCCCCTGTTGTAAGGGTCAAAAACACTTCTTCAATACAGGCATCGAAATGAAACGGTGCAAATTGCAGTACTGTATCGTCAGCATTCACTTGGTAGGCTTCACGCGCTCCAACAATAAACCCCGTCAGCGCACCATGATTCACCTGCACACCTTTGGGCTGGCCAGTAGAACCGGATGTGTAAATTAAATACGCTTCATCACTGTCATCAAGTGGATTCAATGCCGCCATCGTGTTTGACGCGGCGAGCGTTGTCACATTCATACTCGGTAGCAATGCATCGAGTTTTGACATAAACAACGCGGTCTGTTCATCCACCAGCGCCAATGACGGCTTTGCATCTGAAACAATGCGTTTGTTGCGTTCAATCGGTGCGTCCACGTCAATGAACACAAAGCGTTGTTTGGCCGCGAGCACCGCTAACATGGCAATAATGGTTTTTGGGCTTCTTGGCAGTAGCAATAAAATCGTATTTCCACTGGTTTGATGCAGAGCTTGTAGGTGGCTTGCAAGTAGACTCACCTGCTCAGCCAATTGTGCATACGTCCAACTTGGCCCATCGACCAAGGCAAGTGCCGTCGCAGTCGGCGTGGCATTCGCACACGCAAAAAATTGTGAGACCACATCGAACGTCTCTGAGTAAACCAATTCGGTTGGCGACGAAGTCATCGCCAAATTTGCATCTTTAAGTTCCAAAGGCACATCAAGCGTTTTACTGAGCGCCCCCAGTAAACTCACCACCTTGGCTTGCAATACCAAAAGCTCGCCATGGGTATAACCTGATTGTTGACCTTCCAGTTCAAAGCTCACTTTGCCATCAGCATGCTTAATGAAGATAAAGGCCAAATCATCTACTGGGCCGGCACTTAAGGTATGACTTAAGATTGGTTCACCGTCACATTCGGCTTGTCGTTCAAATGGTAAAATATTAACAACTGGCCCGAACAAACGGGTAGGAAGCGGCTCAACGTGCGCTAGGCTGCCAAGTGTTTCATAACGAAATCGAAAGTGTCTGCGCGCCTTTTTGAGTTCAACACACACCTGCTGCAGTAACATAGCGAAGCGTTCACAGTCTTCAAACTGCATACACACCGGCACAATATTCATATGCATGCAGGGTGTATTCGCGGCTTTTGAACCAAAACGGTTGGCGACAGGTAAGCCTATGATTGTGCGTGCAACACCCGTCTTTTCATGAATTAGAAACGCCACCGCCGCCAAGAGCAGTTCCGTCCAGTTTGCACCGACTTCCTGTGCTTGTGCGTCTAAACGATTAATTAAATTTGAGACTCAGTGTGGTGGCAACTTTAATTTTTTCATCGCCGCTTGGCTCATCCCCAGCTCGTAGCGTCGCTGCACTTGGGAAGTCTCGCAACGTTTCAAGCCAGTAGGCTTTATCCTGCGCATATGCGGTACTATGTTGATATTTGGTATCTTCTTCGAGTATTGCCAGATACTGCGCTTCATCCGACGTCACAGACTCACCGTCATAGGCTGCAACCACTCGATTCGTCAAAAGCGAAAAACTAAAGCCATCCAACGCAATGTGATGTGCTCCTAACGCCCAATAATAGTGATTGGTTGCAAGTTTAATGAGCACGTGGCGATAAAGGTGCCCTTCGCTCAAGTTGTAAGGTTGCGCATACCAGTTGGTTAAAAATCGCTTTGCCGAATCAAGCGGCTCAACCTCATTCGTTAGGTCGAGGTATTCGCCAAGCACCTTTACGCGCTGCGCCTCACACAGCGGGTTTTGCGACAACACGCCAGACATTTCCACAAACTGTACATTCAGCGCCGTACAACGGTGCAACACACGGGATGCCGCACCAAGCCACTTTTGCGAATCAAGGGCAACATTCAACTCAATAAATTCGGCTGTGTTATAGCGGGTGCTTTCAGGCGACTTAACCTGCCCTAGCCAAATGCCTTGTTGTGCTTGAGTGATAGGCCATGTTTTCATGCCGCGGCAGCCTCATTGCGCGCTTTTTGACTCAGCACGTCATGCCACTCAAGCACAGTGGTACATTCCGACAGCTCGGCTAAGCTAATGTCTATTCCTTGTGCCCGCCATGCATCAATGAGTACCATCACCCGTATTGAATCGAGGCCTAAGTAAATCAAGTTTTCGTCTGGTAAAACCTCTGTAACATCAATAGACAATACCGATGCAATTGCTTGTTGGATGGATTTGACCGAAATAATTTGCGACGAGTCGCTTGACCGCGACGCTTCGATAACTTCATCCAGTAGCTGTACTTGCCCACATCGTGTTGCAATATACTGCATGGCTTGGTTGTGTTCAGATTGGCTAAAATCCGCAACCGCATCCGCCACCACAAAGGCTTTTACGTCATACATAAACGCGTCCAGTGCCGTCGATAAGATACCAATGTGTGCATAAATACCGCAGATAAGTAGCTGATCGCGACCTTGCGCCTGCATATCGTCAAGTAAAGTGCTGCGTTTAAATGCACTGTAGCGCCACTTGGTGTAAACCTTATCGTCCGTTTTGGGTGCAAGCGAGGGTAAGATAGCCGTGTCTTTCGCGGTCAAACCGGTTCCCCAAAAGTCCGTCAATAATGCTCGCTCTCTCGGATCTTGATCCGCGGGCTGCGCGGTATACACCACTGGAATACCCGCAGTCTTCGCAGACGCGGATGAGTGCGTCAATACGCTCTATCAACGGCTTCATTGGTGCGCTGTTTACGTCATAAAAATTGACGAAATAAGATTGCATGTCATGAACAAGCAACACCGCTTTGTCTGGGTTAAGTTGCCACTGTGTGCGATTGTCCGGTCGAGTGATTGGCAATGGGTAAGATGCAATACGTGGAATAGCCATAAAGGTTCCCTTTAAAAATTATGCTGTAGGTAAACAGTTCAGTAGACGCTTGATGTGTTCGCGCGCCGCTTTTTTATCGACTTTCCCAACCTTGGTTTTGGGTAAAACATCGATAAACTCGATACGATCAGGGATTTTGTAGTTGGCAAGCCCGACACTTCGAATAAAGCGGGCTAAACTGGCGCGACTAACCGGTTCAGCTTCGTGTTCTCGTTTAACAATGAACGCGCAGATGCGTTCGCCGAGCAGCGTGTCCGGCATCGCGACCACCGCGCAATCATGCACCGCAGGGTGCGCAAGGAAGTGATTTTCGAGCTCTTCCGCCGCTACCTTCTCTCCACCTTTGTTAATCTGATCTTTATCGCGTCCTTCCACAATCAGATAACCTGACGCGGTTTGTTTCACCAGATCACCACTTCGATAAAATCCTTCAGGCGTAAAAGCGAGTAAGTTATGAACAGGTGCATTGAGGTAACCACGGAAAGTGTACGGTCCTTTTGTCGTCAAAAGACCCGTTTCGCCTAGCGCGACGGGTTGGTTGTGTTCATCCACAATCTGAACGCGGTCAGCTTCACTCATCGGCCGACCTTGCGTGTGATGGCGCGTCCACGCGTCATCATCTAAACGCGTGTAATTCACCAGTCCTTCCGCCATCCCAAACACTTGCTGCAGTAGCACGCCCAGTTCATCTTCCAGCCTTGCTGCAACAGTGGCACTGAGCTTTGCTCCACCCACTTGAATAATGGCAAGCGAACTTAAATCAGCATGGCAACGCTCTTTGGAATCCAACCACAAGGTTGCAGCGGGTGGCACCAACGCGGTCCACGTTACGCGGTGTTGTGCTATCAACGGAAAACAGCTACTTGGAGAAGGATCTGGTGCGCACACCACCGTACCACCGGCGTAAAATACACCCAATGCACCAGGCGAGCCTCAGCGGGAAATTGTGAGCAGCAGGCAGTGCGCACAGGTAGCGCGTGTTTGAACTCCATTGGCATACATCCACACTTTGACGAATGCTGTAGAAGTAATCATTGTGCGTACGCGGAATGAGTTTAGGTGTACCAGTACTGCCACCGGAAAGTTGGAAAAACGCCACATGATCCGCGTTGTGCTTTCGAAATGGCAACGCCGCATGATGATTTATACACGCCGAGGCATGCAGTTTCTCAACTAAATTACGTGCCCAACTGCTAGGCCCTTTGAGCAATACGTGCCGCAAGTTATTGGCCTTCGCCTGCAATGTTTGGGTAAAGTCGTTTGTGCCAAAAAGTGGGTGTTTTGCATCGGCAATAACAAGTGTTGGATTCAGCGCGTCTGCGTATTGCAATAACTCTATTTGGTTATGATTCATCAACGCATTAACCGGAAGCACGGCCAGTTTTTGCAACGCGAAAAACACCACGTAAAATTCATAGCAGTTTGGTAACTGAACGATTGCGGTATCACCCGCTCGCACACCCTGAGCATGGAGATAGCCTGCAAGTTGGGTGGATGCTTTATCCAAACATGCATAGGTTTTTTCGCGCGCGCCATCGATGATAGCAACGCCATTGGCGTTGTCTCGAACTTGACGTTCCAAAATAAGACTAAGCTCTTCATCGGTCCAATACCCAGCTTGACGATACTGCGCACGTTCCTCCATAGGCCAATCGATACAACTTTTTAACATAAAACCACCCAGTCTAATTTTGTATTTGCATATTCCTCGAATCCCAATTGTGATGAAACAATTCGAACAATGTGAAAAGGCTTCGAGAATAAAATTTAAACAACTGAAATTTATAGTTAAAACAAAAAATTTCTGTACATCCAACGCCATCATGACGAGTGACTTTTAGAAAAATTTAATAAAAATACGAATTATTTTTATCTCAGAGCAAAAACCAAACCAAGCGCCTAAATAAGATACAAACGTTACAAATAGGTAAATTTTTAATTTTAAGAAGCCTTGACATTAACCCTGTATCGATCTTAGAATCTAAATGATAATTATTTTCATTATTGATTACTGAGGGATAAAATGAGTGAGGTCGTGAGCTCAAACTGCGTAGCAAAAAGGGATCATTGGGCTTGGCTGATACAAACGCAGAGAGAGAAAATGATTGCGTATCTAACGTCCATTTTGCACTGCCACTATCTTGCAGAAGATGCATTGCAAGAAACGTTTATCCGCCTTTCAAACCTGTCCATAGAGCAGCTTAAGGAGGTTGAAAATCCATCGGCCTATTGCTATCAAACTGCACGTAACATTGCCATTGATATGCTGCGTAAGCGCACACGCGAAAGCTGGGTAG
It contains:
- a CDS encoding thioester reductase domain-containing protein produces the protein MPSICRDDNFFSIGGQSLQCIQVAARLSNLLEKPVNVTFLFAHPKLSDLCDALNNETEQAQTLHTQWQEPLLENVAAFNRRLAHIDEVKTVKLAQPTVLLTGATGFVGAQLLSVLLASPNVNVICHVRATTTEAAFERLTKACLQQHLDVPDFTRVEILLADLSTPNLGLNAKDYDALGSGVTHVIHNAAHTSVLRDYTSLKAANTESTAELLLFAKRFSVPFNHVSTIAVAPLSPEPLAENFVALHDDLHDGYQQSKWAAERLVESAIEAGVNAQVYRLARVIGAKQTGFINGNDLVWRILRTGLRLKRLPDLSVAEPWTPVDVVARFIVAQTFAGRASQVFNVTPETSLHLVDLYQWLREFGFEFDSLLIADWVREAEQSSDENDLTIASFFKGQAQKSASNRAMLTDNTQFKQSAAEFKLSLAPFDRDDLATYLQFAFEQGIVDAAQHPHAFLRLQRMAKTTSNEVYS
- a CDS encoding amino acid adenylation domain-containing protein, whose translation is MAAVAFLIHEKTGVARTIIGLPVANRFGSKAANTPCMHMNIVPVCMQFEDCERFAMLLQQVCVELKKARRHFRFRYETLGSLAHVEPLPTRLFGPVVNILPFERQAECDGEPILSHTLSAGPVDDLAFIFIKHADGKVSFELEGQQSGYTHGELLVLQAKVVSLLGALSKTLDVPLELKDANLAMTSSPTELVYSETFDVVSQFFACANATPTATALALVDGPSWTYAQLAEQVSLLASHLQALHQTSGNTILLLLPRSPKTIIAMLAVLAAKQRFVFIDVDAPIERNKRIVSDAKPSLALVDEQTALFMSKLDALLPSMNVTTLAASNTMAALNPLDDSDEAYLIYTSGSTGQPKGVQVNHGALTGFIVGAREAYQVNADDTVLQFAPFHFDACIEEVFLTLTTGAKLVLRNDAMLDSFDAFIAEIARLQITVLDLPTAYWHELCRFVCESNLTQLGQVHTIIIGGEAINRHRIDAWRRQMGSSIRVLNTYGPTETTVVATCIDLSQSNSTNSIGLPLPGRGAVVMRDAEHIAKMGERGELYLTGAGLATGYLGQTELTEAAFVSFWDPVVRQRTRAYRTGDMVRMLGRGQLDYLGREDAQLKISGYRIELGEIEAVMLENAAIVDAAITLLRDSEGHPKALAAHLVCETPWSLEAFRAQFSDQLPAPMLPVQVNYYAALPKTPANKIDRKRLAATSQMTNTPTETQRF
- a CDS encoding condensation domain-containing protein, which codes for MKTWPITQAQQGIWLGQVKSPESTRYNTAEFIELNVALDSQKWLGAASRVLHRCTALNVQFVEMSGVLSQNPLCEAQRVKVLGEYLDLTNEVEPLDSAKRFLTNWYAQPYNLSEGHLYRHVLIKLATNHYYWALGAHHIALDGFSFSLLTNRVVAAYDGESVTSDEAQYLAILEEDTKYQHSTAYAQDKAYWLETLRDFPSAATLRAGDEPSGDEKIKVATTLSLKFN
- a CDS encoding isochorismatase family protein, whose protein sequence is MTHSSASAKTAGIPVVYTAQPADQDPRERALLTDFWGTGLTAKDTAILPSLAPKTDDKVYTKWRYSAFKRSTLLDDMQAQGRDQLLICGIYAHIGILSTALDAFMYDVKAFVVADAVADFSQSEHNQAMQYIATRCGQVQLLDEVIEASRSSDSSQIISVKSIQQAIASVLSIDVTEVLPDENLIYLGLDSIRVMVLIDAWRAQGIDISLAELSECTTVLEWHDVLSQKARNEAAAA
- a CDS encoding AMP-binding protein translates to MGVFYAGGTVVCAPDPSPSSCFPLIAQHRVTWTALVPPAATLWLDSKERCHADLSSLAIIQVGGAKLSATVAARLEDELGVLLQQVFGMAEGLVNYTRLDDDAWTRHHTQGRPMSEADRVQIVDEHNQPVALGETGLLTTKGPYTFRGYLNAPVHNLLAFTPEGFYRSGDLVKQTASGYLIVEGRDKDQINKGGEKVAAEELENHFLAHPAVHDCAVVAMPDTLLGERICAFIVKREHEAEPVSRASLARFIRSVGLANYKIPDRIEFIDVLPKTKVGKVDKKAAREHIKRLLNCLPTA
- a CDS encoding AMP-binding protein, giving the protein MLKSCIDWPMEERAQYRQAGYWTDEELSLILERQVRDNANGVAIIDGAREKTYACLDKASTQLAGYLHAQGVRAGDTAIVQLPNCYEFYVVFFALQKLAVLPVNALMNHNQIELLQYADALNPTLVIADAKHPLFGTNDFTQTLQAKANNLRHVLLKGPSSWARNLVEKLHASACINHHAALPFRKHNADHVAFFQLSGGSTGTPKLIPRTHNDYFYSIRQSVDVCQWSSNTRYLCALPAAHNFPLRLAWCIGCILRRWYGGVRTRSFSK
- a CDS encoding RNA polymerase sigma factor; this encodes MSEVVSSNCVAKRDHWAWLIQTQREKMIAYLTSILHCHYLAEDALQETFIRLSNLSIEQLKEVENPSAYCYQTARNIAIDMLRKRTRESWVDLDNTSPCQCIDNQPSAEDSLIEQNLNRRIMQAVTTLSSRHQTILSLYKWGDYKQKDIAQICAISPTLVNFILQEVVSTCQNALTH